The Alicyclobacillus macrosporangiidus CPP55 genome segment ACGTGATCGACGACGCAGACATCCTCAGCATCATCGACCAGATTGACCGGGACGAAGCGCAGCACGGCGATCTGGACACGCTCCTGCACACCCGCCAGGCGGCCGAGCGGCGGTTGGACAAGCTGTGGAAGAGCGAGCGCCACCGCCAGGGGACCAGCGACTGGCTCGGGGACGCCATCTATGGGGTCAACGACGGCCTGGGCGCCATCTTCGGCATCATCGCCGGGGTGGCCGGCTACACCGCTAACACGCACACGGTGTTGATCAGCGGCTTCTTCGGCGCCCTGGCCAGCACCCTGTCGATGGGCGCCGGGGCGTGGCTGGCGACGCGGTCTGAGAACGAGGTGATGGAGACCGCCATCCGCCAGGAGCGGGAGGAGATTGAGCAAGACCCGGAGCATGAGATGGAGGAGCTGGCCCTGCTGTACCAACTCAAGGGCTTCACGCCCGAGGAGTCCCAGCGGATTGCGCAACAAATTGCCCAAGACCCGGAGGCCATGCTCAAGACGATGGTCCTGGAGGAGTTCGGCATCCACGAGGCGAACCAAGGCAACCCGTGGAAGTCGGCGCTCTTCGGCGCGGCCTCGACCTTCGTCGGAGGCGTCATCCCGCTCATCCCGTTTTTCTTCATGAACGGCCTGCCGGCCATGGTGACCGCGGCGGTGGTGAGTATCCTCGCCCACTTCGCGGTGGGGGCGGCCAAGAGCCTGATCACCGTGCGCAGCTGGTGGGCGAGCGGCCTGGAGATGACGCTGGTCGGCGTGATCGTCGGTGTCGTCTCGTACGGTTTGGGGGATCTCGCGGCCCGGGTGTTCGGCGTCGCGGCCGGCGGCTGAGGGCGAGGTTGCGCCTTGGTCTAGGAAAAATCCGGGCACGACCTCAGGTGCGCCAAGAACACGTCGACCGTGCGCGTCCGAAATTGAGACGCGTGGACCACGGTGGAGAACCAGCGCCGCACCGGGTGTCCGGCGATCTCGACGCTGGCCAGCGTCCTGAGGGCAAGCTCCTTGCCGAGGGCGCGCTCGGACAAGAGCGCCACGCCGAGACCCGCTTCCACCGATTCCTTGATGATCTGGTTGCTCCCGAAAGCCATCACCGCACGCGGCCGGATGCCCGCCTGGGCCAGCAACCGATCGGCCATCTCCCGCGTGCCGGAGCCCAGTTCCCGCACGATCCACGTCTCTCCCGACAGGGCGCTGGCCTCGACCCGTTCGGCGCTTGCCAGCGGGTGATCCACAGGGAGGATCACCCGCATCGTGTCGGGCAAAAATGGCGTGACCTCCAACTCGGGATGGCACAGCTCCGCCTCGACGATGCCGACGTCGAGCTCTCGCGCCAACACCTGATCCGCCACATGGCGGGTGTTTGCGATGATGACCTCCGGCTGCACATCCGGGTATACACGGCGAAACCGGGCCAGGACGCGCGGCAGCACGTATTCGCCGAAGGTGAGGCTCGCCCCGATGCGCAGCGGCCCCTGGACTTTCTGCGTCAGGTCTTCCAACAACCGGCGGGCCTGGGCGTATTCCCGGAC includes the following:
- a CDS encoding VIT1/CCC1 transporter family protein — encoded protein: MSRNDAYLVKTLVENWRREMEAAQLYQLSADAERDPRRKDILARLAEVERRHAQMWAEKLADLGVDTGSLEVPRVEAAEGDGPQLMARIEAIEQGNGAWYQSLRNVIDDADILSIIDQIDRDEAQHGDLDTLLHTRQAAERRLDKLWKSERHRQGTSDWLGDAIYGVNDGLGAIFGIIAGVAGYTANTHTVLISGFFGALASTLSMGAGAWLATRSENEVMETAIRQEREEIEQDPEHEMEELALLYQLKGFTPEESQRIAQQIAQDPEAMLKTMVLEEFGIHEANQGNPWKSALFGAASTFVGGVIPLIPFFFMNGLPAMVTAAVVSILAHFAVGAAKSLITVRSWWASGLEMTLVGVIVGVVSYGLGDLAARVFGVAAGG
- a CDS encoding LysR family transcriptional regulator; protein product: MDTPLEVFIAVVERRSFSRAADDLHMTQPAVSQHIRVLEEYYGVKLVERRNRFIRLTKAGEVLYAQAKRIVREYAQARRLLEDLTQKVQGPLRIGASLTFGEYVLPRVLARFRRVYPDVQPEVIIANTRHVADQVLARELDVGIVEAELCHPELEVTPFLPDTMRVILPVDHPLASAERVEASALSGETWIVRELGSGTREMADRLLAQAGIRPRAVMAFGSNQIIKESVEAGLGVALLSERALGKELALRTLASVEIAGHPVRRWFSTVVHASQFRTRTVDVFLAHLRSCPDFS